CACTTTAGCCACCGCACCTTCAACCCCATACCCATCCtgcacaataatatgatattatctacttgcagcataaactctcgtgactttatTTCAAAGGTCAGAAGAACTTACGATCAAAGTAGTGGAGTTTTGTTGTTAGGTAAGAGTAAAAGGTTGTTGTTTTGAGGGTTGATGGGAGTGTAAGGATTAGCATTACGAACCTTGGTTGTTGCAAGAAATGAGTAAAAGGAGGCAAATAGAGAGAAACCCATTTCTAGAAATGTGAGAAAAGAAGTAGAAATGAAAGATTAGTATGAAAAATTGGAGTTGTTTGAAGTGAAGTATATAGAGCCACCATTAGAGTATCCCTCACTCCAACACACcctaattaataatatgacCGTCATAAGGAAGCTTTTCACAAGCGTTACATATATCAAGGTATGACATCCACATTATTAACTTACAAATAACtacatatataataataacattttttttttgggttttgtcacattaattaatttattaacattatgatttaagtttttaattatgaGTGAGTAAAcagttgaattatttttagcCAATTAATTACTCTTAAATTGGATAAATTATCCAATGAAATTGGCAAAATAGAACTATCTCatactaattattaaatttggataGGCTAGATACAAATTTTAggtgttttttcatttttttttagggaaaaatacgtttaaattttaaaaatattacttttttgaAAGTGATGTTCTGTTTCGTACGagtataaatttatgaaatttaaagatgaatTTCTTTAGTACAACGGTAGAATATAAAGATCtaaaactttaatattaaaagaagaattCTACGTTCATGCTAGAAAAAGAGTTATGATTTATGAGACGAAGAATAATAATgaggaaataattaaaatatatgtgaTTAGAATACCAAAATTGTATTTGATTTTGCATAAAAatgttattcaaatttttattagaatccgtattttttaaattttaattatattacttaattttagataattaattatagttaattattttatttttatcttattaaattattaaaataattttaactaatttaattttggtttttagtTTATTCTACCATCAATCTTAATAATTACACTTAATAAGAgtgtatatttatatttaaaaaatcaaatacagATGGAtggattaattaaaattagtgtactaaataataaataaataattagtaataattattgaaaataactCTTAGACCCGCTCACTAAGTTGTTCATATCTCaatttgatataaatattaataaaatattgatgtgagacctcacatcgattagaaagagaaacaaaatattatttataagaacgtaaaatattttactagagactgacaacgatatATTATGAgctaaagcggataatattaACTAAAGATGAATTTAGATGGTtaccataaataaaaaacataaattaataaataaaccttCATAATGTTTGAAGgcttatttaaaacaaatcagatcatttatttaattgctCCAGAGAGATCGAACTGGCTTGGCCCAAACCAAAAGAATACTTTTGATTTATTGGGCCTCTAATATTGGGCCGACATGAGAGAAAAAGCCCATTACACTACAAGATGAGATTAAAATTCGAGTTTattatgaagaagaaattacaGATTATCTACAAGGTTGATACACAGAAACCGGATGAAAATCAAGCGTCATCGGACCGAACGAAGTCGTCTTGATTCAACCAAACGTAGCCATAGACAGGCTCCGTTTGATACTGTGTTTGATACCCATAAACACCGTCTCCTTCACTCCTTCCATCTGGATATGGGTTATGGCTTCCGAATAGATAGTCCGCCGCCGTCTGCCACTGGTTGCCGTAATTGCCATAGCAATAGCAATGCCCATGGCAACGCCCACAGCCGTTGTTGGGTTGTCTACAACCTGTTTGCTTTTTAATCCGTGAGAGACATGGCCAATACCCAAATAAACTTTCACAAAGATCCATCGCTTCCAGTCCATACCCACTTGGAAATTGGTTCACTTCCCTTCCATTTCCATACCCTATTCCCGGATCTGCAAAGGGAATCGCTTGAACTTCCTCAATTTCTTCAGATTCAGATGCCGTGTTATCTTTCTCGATCTGGGTCGGCTTGATTTCGCTCGACggctttgttttttcttcaattttttcctttGGTGCCTCCTGAATTGCGGTGGGTGGGGGTTTTGGAGGTGAAGAAGAGGAGGGTGAGTAGCAAATGTCAGTTGAAGGTTGAAGGGGCTTACCGTAGGTTTCATGAATGTCGTAGCCACCACCGTAAGGGGTTGGATCGTACTCTTCAAATTCTGTCTCGTTGAATTCTGAAACAGAGTAGGAGATCACAAATTGGGACGACACCTTTTGGTAACCATCGCTATACAAATCAGGGTCGTATTCGATCACTTTTGGGACACTGAAAGTCGATGCAGAACAAGCATTGGCCGAGTAGCTAATTGTATAGCCATAAGCCCCATGGTCAACGGGTTGATACTCGATCAATTGGGGGAATTCAttgaaattggatgtgtagggAGCATAAGCCTGACCGAAATAACAAGGAGGTGGGTAGTCAAAGAGATTGTAGAAAGTGGGTTCGTAGCTGGATTGCGGAATTGGAGGCTCAATTTGAGCAGAATCGTAGTAGGAATCGTAGAAGGCCATTGAAGATTGGATGCTTTGGTCATGGAGCGAATTGGGGTTTCTTCATTTGGGAAATTGGGGAAGCTCTGCTTTCTTTCAACGTCGTTATCGATCCAACCCAAGTTCTTCCAACCACATAGCGCTTATCTAATAGGGATTTGTGTGGGAAGAATGAATGTTACGCAACTTTTTTGGTGCAATAACAGCAGGGGTTGGACAAGTGGTCGTGGGGGTGTATGTGTCCATTCGTTCTTAACAGGATTAAGCTTAGCTCAGCcatttccttcttcctttttggCCTTGTTGCAGTGAAAATAGAGTTTTTTTTGAAACGTAGTTAAGGTTGCTTAGATGATCAAAACCAATGGCACCAAATAAGGGTGGGTGATGTTACATATGAACGAACGTTGATGTGACTGAAAAGGAATCCAAGGCCCCAAAGCAGttgaagaaataataaaactatCTTGTTTTAAACAAGTTGATTGGTCGGGTTTGTTTTATCCGACCAAAAAAGTGCGTTCTTGAGATTCTAGAATTGACGAGTGAGGTTGGAGAGGTGCAAAGAAAGCATGGATCTTTTCTTTATGGGCTGAGATGGATTGGTGATTGTGTTGGGGCttatgggacatcacaacaCAACGAGTCCAGGATATTAAAGCTTTCTAATGAAAAGGGTTCGTTTACGAATCATTTTTAGTCCAAGGAATTCAAATTTAGCTGCATATTCAACATTTATCAAGCCCAAATGTGAACCTCCGATGTAATTACggtgtaacaactcaaactcaaaCCCACTCCCAGTAGATATATTtagttttggctcgttatttatttgattagcctcacgattttaaaatgtttctgttaaaaacatgtttcgtttccctctccaatctaTGTAGAATCTCACCATCCACTCTATTGTCGGGACATACCGTCCTCCCTAATACACTGCTTAGTGTctgaaaccatttgtaacagcctacgACTACCACTAGctaatattgttttctttgaacttttcctttcaaacttcccctcaagattttagaACGTGTCTCTCCAGTCATTTTCTGCCACATGTCGCTCGTTGGCTTCGAGTTGAGTGACGCATGACaacttctctctcctccatgCGTGTTATCGATTTCTAAAAAGTGTTTGATTCGCGTgttcaaatcattttcttcaaatttttgtaactTAACACACAAAACTCGGATCGAGTGAGTTTCTTCACCAATGTCGTAGAGTTTTTGTACTCGACCTGAGGACAAAATAAAGTTGTTCAAAGTAGCGAAAAACTCATGCTTATTGTTCTTGACTAGATTTCCCGATCTCATATCCAACttcagttagagaggggaataaaacactccgtatgaaaatctctccttaacaaatgcattttaaaatcgaaCCACAagactgacggtgatacatacTAGAcggtaaattaaaaatggtgTGTTGCGATTTCTTATCTTTTTCCTCTGCTCTTCCtttcttggttttttttcCCCTGTTTTTTCATCGTGTTGGGCATGAGTGGCAGACAGAATTTCCAGCCCTACTATTTTCCACCATCATCTTGccctttctttaatttaattagtgCTTTGGATATTTAGAAGATTAGCTTTAGCTTAGCTCATCATTACCCTTAATAAACTGCAAAACATGGGACAAAAAAGTTAATTACATGTTAATACATCTTTTCATATCTTAAAAGAATCACtagttttccatttttacaaaagttttaaccaaaaaaaaattagaatgtGGTCATTTAACACAgacctaaaatattttttagaggGACCCGTCAACTACAAAAGTGCACCCAAAAGATTTAAACACAtcaaaactttaattaatcaaatcgGGAGGGAGCAATATGATGAAACTATAACCCTAGCGGGCTGGATTTGGGATTTCACCAACATTTTAGAATCTAAACtaacttgctctgataccatttgtaataatctaATTCACAcgtagtagatattgttctctatgaactttttctttcgagctttccctttctacgagggagagatttccatattcttataaggaatactttgttttttctctccaaccgatgtgcaCCGATCTCACAAAAAGTTGGTAAAGCTTAGGAGTGATGGTTGATATTTTAAGGGTCTCATAAGGGCTCACCTTTTTCTTTAGTTGGTAGCTTGTTTTTGAATATATTGGGTCACTTCAATGTATACTTAAAAGCAGCCAATGGGACGATAATCTTAGGACGTTTAAATTTCTTAGGTACACTAATTATGAATGATTAAATGTGTTGTGGTTCGTTGAAATACTAAATGATAATCATAATCTTCTGGAAATCTTTGCTGAAAATTAACTTTATGCCAAAATTCACTTTAATAAGCTCATtgctaaaaataaaaaactttcaATTGCTCCTAAGGTTCACTATTCAAGAGGAGATATCCCTCTAATCAAGTCGATGATTATGGATAATtcacaattattatttttttttattattattattatttgtagttggagacaaaattttgaagttaggAGAAAGTGTTTTGTTCACTAGGTGGAGAGTATGCAAAGGTTAATGAAAAGAAAccgaagaaaatgaaaagtagCTCGAATTTCGAGAAAAAAAGATGTTAATGGGGTTATTGTATTCTTCATGATTAGCTTTAGTCAACTTTGAACTCGATTGAGGGTCGATCTCGTCAGCTAAACTAACTTATTATGGGTCATGCACGAGATACCATTCAATATAGAATTTAATTATGTCGTTATCCGTACATTGTCAGTCTTactgttttaaaatgcatctattaacgagagattttcacactttaTAAAGAACGTTTAGTTTTCATCTCTTTacatcttttaaattaatttatgttggtAAGTGGGAAATAtcaataacattaaaataataataataaagtatatTTTGACTTTGATGGATAAAGGGAATAAATGAAGGGAAGCGAATTTGAGAAAAGCCGAAAATGACAAATGGGAAATTCCAAAACCGGGAGTTGAGAAAATGGTTGTCATCCAAATTCCATTCTATCATCATTAACCACACCTAATGCCATATTTGAGTCAAAACAAAAGTAGCAAACAATTAATGTTAGGAATGATACTCGCCACTCCGTGTTCACCGCTCGTGTTACTCCCACTCGTGTTCACCGCTCGTGTTCCATTGTTGTTCCTCAATCGAAATGTTACAAGTACTCGTTCTTCTTACATGATTGTGTTATATGTGCAACTTTTGGAAGCATAAACAGAACCTAACCCAAGTTGTTACTTGTGAAATcacacattgattggagaaggaaacgagtgtTAGTGAGAAAGCTGGGCTctaaaggagtggattgtgagatcccatattagttgaaaaggggaacaaaacattcgattgtgagatcccacgtgacaatatccgctagtagtaggtttgggctgttacattgaAATAGGAGGATGAAGTTGTCTGCCTTGTCCATCTCTACGTATCCATTGTCCTGTAACTCTATACTTTAGGCATattagagaaaaattatttaagacGATCATAACTTAGATAATTACAGTGATTGTGACCGTTGCATcgaaaaaactttaaaaacaacataatttatattatcatGTACGTGTCTGCACccgtgtgtgtgtatatatatttatatatatatgttcgTTGTCATAGATGATCATAACTTGTTAATATCATAACCAACAAGTCGATATAGTAagtgaggaggaggaggctcAAATCAGAGGCAAAGATACTAAGGAATTTGAAGCAAAAAGCTGTAAAACCTTAGTATGGACGATGAATTTCCACCTGGGATTTGCGGTCGGAAGTTGTGGGATACAACCAAGATCACGTTCCCGCCGGCGGCCGCCACTCCCTCGCCGTGTTCCGTCAGTGACTCCACCTTCTTGATTGATCCAACCGTTCGAACGCCTTCCAATTGGAACCAAAATTTTCTGTAAGTTCATCATCACATTACAATTCTTTTTGAATCAATAGAAAATATAGACAAAAATTGTTGCTTTTTTGTGATTGGCAGTGGAGATGATGGGCAAAGAGTTGACACCACTTTGATGGTGGATTATGATCACCAAGAAACTAATGCATCCGAGGAGCCACAAAatccttccattttcaacGCCGATCATGATTCTATGTTCTTAATGGGCCAAACGCATTCCAACTTTTACGATAATATTGTGACAACTACAAGCCAAGGGTTACCGATGGCTTACCCTTTTGGGATGATCTCCAATGGGTACACTCCAACGTTGTTGCCAAGTTCATTGGATCAACCAAAACAGTTTCTTGTCAACAACCGGACCATTAGTAATTCTTGTCGGCCTATGTTTGAAACCCTGAATTTCACAACAAaggtaataatttaaatgatcaCCATTTCAAGTCTTCATACATAGTTCAATTTGCTGTAAAAGTTTGATATTTTGGTTTGGACACTTGATCCATTTTTCAGCTGATTAGTTGCGAGGAAGTTGTTCGAGATTCGAGTCGGGTTGAGacgaaaaacaaaagtaaCGAAATTACGACAATCAAAAGGGCAAGGAATGACATGCCATCCTCATTACCCACTTTTAAGGTGCACTTCATAATACATTTACTCATTTTTAAGatagcccaccgctagcagatattgtcccgttctctttgagcttttccgcAAGTCTACGAGAGAAAGGGACttgagagagaggttttcacacccttacaaataATGATGTGTTcttctccctaaccgatgtgggaccccctaaTCCACCACCTTTggagccagcgtccttgctggcacaccacctcatgttcacccccttcggggcttagcctcctcgctggcatatcgctcggtgtctgactctgatatcatttataatgaTTTGAGCCCACCGCTAagagatattatcttttttgggctttctctcaatgtttttaaaacgcgtctactagaaaggtttccactccgttataaaaaaatgtttcgttctcctccccaactgacaTTGGATCTCAcactcaaaccctaattctaGTTTGTACTATATAATAAGTAATTTTTGGAACGGATCGACAGGTTCGAAAAGAGAAGCTTGGCGACAAGATCACAGCGCTCCAACAGCTTGTTTCTCCTTTTGGAAAGGTAAAATTTAGAATCTTCAACAATATTTATAAGGCAATTTTGATGTGGTAtgctttttaatataataatatatgatgATATCACATTCCAGACCGATACTGCATCAGTTCTACATGAAGCAATTGAGTACATCAAGTTTCTTCACGATCAAGTTCGTGTAAGTTCTTCCCATTGTGTCCTTATTTCCTGTACAACCAAGATGTAACAAAATTGTGCAGGTTTTGAGTACTCCATATATGGAAATGGGCGAGCAGGAGCATGATGGCGTGCAGCTTGTTAAGGAAGAATTGGAAGAGAATAAGAAACAAGATCTAACAAGTAGAGGACTTTGTCTGGTGCCAATTCCAAGTTCAGTTGCATTAGCAAATGGTAACACACTTGATTTCTGGTCGCCCACTTTTGGAGGAACCTTTAGGTAATGTAATGGACCTCAGATTTGAGATGAAAATGGTGGCACCCAAATTGGTGATGCTGGGAGAGGTTGCCAAACGTTTACAAATAAGCATCATTGCCCaatatttaactttaataccatttgtcaGCTCAAGTCCATTACTCgtagatattgtttcttttgggttttcctatTCGGActtctctcaaaattttaaaacttaggTTGTGTCTATTCATTCCCCTTTTCAACAGCCATGGGATCTCCATATCTCATTCCCAACATATCNTTCTATTTAGGAACTTTTAGTGATTGaataaggaaagagaagacGACTACTTTAGTTTTGTGCTGTACTAGATAAGGTATACCAAGAGAAAAGCCTATTTGACAATGTTTACAATGAAAGTTACCAAATTCTCAAACTCTAGCTTGGCCACAAATCAAATACAGTAAGTCGTTCGTAGATCCATGTGATTTACTAGTGCATTCGATTTGCATTGGGTTAGGGTGGAGTTTTTAACCGGTTTcatgtcatgattttgaaaCCAAAAATTTACTAGAATTGGGGTAGGTAGCCCAAAGAGAAGAAGTATTACacatttcttgattttgtatggGAAAATAGGGAAATTTGCATATGTAATTTATCTACAAAGATGAGACATTAATGATGAACCAAATCAAGTGGACAGTTACAAAcaatacaaatacaaacaataatgaggaaaggaaaacaattcttttttttaattattaaaaatatagggCTATACGGACTCGAACCGTAGACCTTCTCGGTAAAACAGATCAAActtattattatcaaaatgATTTGAACTGTTTCAAAGACCCAACATGCATTTTTTTGCATTGGGCTAAACCCGTGCCaataaatttacttttataaaattaagaaaaaaaaaatactatatNctttttttttttttttttttgtcaatattGTCCGCTCTTGCCCGTTACGTATTCCCCCAacttcattcccttctccaaccaacgtggaatctcacaattcaccccttaaGGGTCCAGCTTCCCCGTTGGTACACCGCTTAGTGTTCGACTCTGGTACCATTTTTAATGATCCAAACACATCGCTACCAAATATTGTAAGCTTTTGCTTTTACATATGGCAGtctcactattttaaaatgcatctactaagaaagactttcacacccttacaagaaatatttttgttcccttctctcgccaatgtgagatctcacaatccacccccaaaCTCGTTCTCccatcgacgtgggatctcacaatttaagACAAGATATCAATGGGTTCACGAGCTTCTATGGAGCTTCCGTGTCTTGTAGGCATGGAGAAGATCGAATTCATATTAAGACAAAGAGTGAACATACCTAACATATAAGTGAATGATTTACAATTATGAAAGTTATTTGgatataacaataaatttggaAGTGAAAATAGTAGTAATTAATCTAAGTTCATAACAAATATGCTATGTCTAATTAACGAGCATTGATTATGGAAATTGTTAGGTCATTTACAGAGTTGGCTCCTTCAGTACTGGTGGATGGATCTCCACTGTTGTATTTCCTCTTCAAAATAAAAGCAGGTTTCTTTGGAGAAGGAACACCCACTTCGTTGCCCAACATGAACACCACACTCGACATGGTCGGACGATCTGTCGGATCCTCCTGCACACATAACAGCCCAATTTGGAGGCATCTCATCACTTCATATCCACGGCTTGATTCTTCCAAACTTGGGTCTaccaattccattgccttctCCAATTTCCACAGCTCCCAaacctaattattttaatgttatgattttaatccataaaattaaaattaaaattaatccGGAATGATTTAGAATTCAATTGATTCGCTTACATGTCCGACCAAGTTTAAGTACGAGGAATCGTAGTTGGTGTTCTTTTTCCCCGTAATCATCTCCAACACCAAAACTCCAAAGCTATATACATCTGATTTCACTGAGAACAGACCTTCCATTGCGTATTCAGGTGACATATAACCACTGTACGAACCCAAATTTAATAAGTTGTTCGTAAACATCTTTCTTAGCGGGattgaagaatataataatactCACTACGTTCCGACAATTCGATTTGTGTTTGCTTGAATTTGATCTTGACCAAATATTCTTGCCATACCAAAATCCGCAATTTTGGGATTCAACTCAGCATCTAATAGTATATTGCTTGCCTTCAAATCTCGATGAATGATTTTCAATCGAGAATCCTGATGAAGATATAGCATCCCTCGAGCGACACCGCAAATGATTTCAAAGCGTTTTCTCCAATTAAGCAAAGCCCTCTTGCTTTCATctaaaacaaaagtaaaaaaagatgGAGTTGGTCAAGTCTTGTTAATGTTTaagcaaaattaaaaagacTTACCAAAGATGAAAGAGtccaagcttttgtttgaCAAGTATTCATACACAAGCattttctcttcattcttAACGCAATACCCTAAAATTCTGACCAGGTTTCTATGTTGGAGCTTTGCAATTAAAGTGACTTCATTTTTGAACTCTCCAACTCCTTGCCCTGAATTCTTAGCTAGCCTTTTAACTGCAATTTCCTCTCCATTTGTAAGCTTTCCCTGAAATAATAATGTCAAGAACATTCAAATTGTTCTGTCTTCCATTGTCTTGGTATAACGCTTAGTTACCTTATAAACAGCCCCAAAGCCACCTTCTCCAAGCTTgttgttaaaagaaaaattgtcgGTTGCCTTAACTATAGTGACCAAGTCAAACACTGGCAAATCTGAGCTTGTTCTACTTTCATCAAATTCCTTCGTACTTGGCGGGTCCCCAAAGTTACCAGAGAAACTTGGTGGTCTCTCCCTTTCCCTTCCtgtcattaattaaaaatgtatgGTTTAGAACGAGTGTCGTCGCGGAAGCAAGATTGATTGCACTCACACACTcacaaacataaattaaacaaagataCACCTAGTTATGAGGATTTTTTTGGAGAGGGATTCTCAAAttagctaatttaaggaatgattatgagtttataagtaaggaatacatgtTCATTGTTACGAAGAATCTTGAGAAGCCTGAAACTGTAACGACTcagatctaccgctagcagatattgtcctctttgggctttccctttcggtttcccctcaaggctttaaaacgcgtctgctaggggaaggtttccacacccttataaatggtggtttgttctccttcccaaccaacgtgggacatcacaatccaccctccttcggggccagcatcctcgctggcactctttccttcctccaatcgatgtgggaccgccccacctttggggcccagtgtccttactggcacaccgcctcgtgtctaccccccttcggggaacagcgagaaggctggcacattgtccagtgtctggctctgataccattggtaacaactcagatccaccgctagcagatattgtcctttttgggctttccctttcgggcttcccctcaagactttaaaacgtgtctgct
This genomic interval from Cucurbita pepo subsp. pepo cultivar mu-cu-16 chromosome LG20, ASM280686v2, whole genome shotgun sequence contains the following:
- the LOC111782980 gene encoding uncharacterized protein At5g39570; its protein translation is MAFYDSYYDSAQIEPPIPQSSYEPTFYNLFDYPPPCYFGQAYAPYTSNFNEFPQLIEYQPVDHGAYGYTISYSANACSASTFSVPKVIEYDPDLYSDGYQKVSSQFVISYSVSEFNETEFEEYDPTPYGGGYDIHETYGKPLQPSTDICYSPSSSSPPKPPPTAIQEAPKEKIEEKTKPSSEIKPTQIEKDNTASESEEIEEVQAIPFADPGIGYGNGREVNQFPSGYGLEAMDLCESLFGYWPCLSRIKKQTGCRQPNNGCGRCHGHCYCYGNYGNQWQTAADYLFGSHNPYPDGRSEGDGVYGYQTQYQTEPVYGYVWLNQDDFVRSDDA
- the LOC111782982 gene encoding transcription factor bHLH112-like, which encodes MDDEFPPGICGRKLWDTTKITFPPAAATPSPCSVSDSTFLIDPTVRTPSNWNQNFLGDDGQRVDTTLMVDYDHQETNASEEPQNPSIFNADHDSMFLMGQTHSNFYDNIVTTTSQGLPMAYPFGMISNGYTPTLLPSSLDQPKQFLVNNRTISNSCRPMFETLNFTTKLISCEEVVRDSSRVETKNKSNEITTIKRARNDMPSSLPTFKVRKEKLGDKITALQQLVSPFGKTDTASVLHEAIEYIKFLHDQVRVLSTPYMEMGEQEHDGVQLVKEELEENKKQDLTSRGLCLVPIPSSVALANGNTLDFWSPTFGGTFR